A portion of the Vespa velutina chromosome 5, iVesVel2.1, whole genome shotgun sequence genome contains these proteins:
- the LOC124949552 gene encoding dynein axonemal intermediate chain 7 homolog isoform X4, giving the protein MNTFIFLWTLEDEDVNMELVVEKNEVVQYLLLQLHKIINFSLTRSIDYIEECKMVRQSFRTKLQNWIDQACYRLLRQIERDMLRVDLKNATYVKITKHLICCIWALIKLPISIKEIPEKERKSIEVHFEEINLTIKIPPDIDCYCMAIRGLWLDYDHYSDIATSYVMPEIPEEYRMNMERERERENENFKNSKDISFPLSDLIAFCSEEYETKQKIRDEQVEGRRLRMEEKKAMLWKMENPAPVVPVKLDKKGRKTGSQYGRIKRPESEQEIEPLPYLPTPNEIILFKEEELRKELRKLLFTKCEKTEVNLRKYKILGGIYHIDLLYQPPQPKDMRREIFLTTLQIPKELKHVPFYKPYKAPPPVPPTERTPEVIENEMKALETAMEALVLVTLKLPDTVLWFEPPLVAHWISEKNIWSTQDIHDIKFNEDKQQITFRTGRFGIHGLAAYKLINLPFQSWELRPEMGRNSGGGVTLNITAATVQAEFVVREDSVCLNSLVGGTSSALQNIVGIYMKLNFLIDKMREGGCDLFPERDAASYIKGLSVKHPVAQKHLQECIGLLCMAYTFSWSRWNVKRCSREIVLQFKELHGCVAKERTNITLLVTPSQTIAVQCTEISPEFSNVPIDGDSAKFYADLYHLALHNAGIKSRLLIKDISYKLALTVTRLLKSTNVISMSS; this is encoded by the exons ATGAATACATTCATATTCCTCTGGACGTTGGAGGACGAAGACGTAAACATGGAACTGGTTGTGGAAAAAAACGAAGTCGTACAAtac TTATTGCTGCAGCTTCATAAAATCATCAATTTCTCATTAACGAGATCTATCGATTACATAGAAGAATGTAAAATG GTTAGGCAAAGTTTTAGGACGAAGTTGCAAAATTGGATAGACCAAGCTTGTTATCGGCTTTTACGTCAGATCGAGAGAGATATGCTTAGAGTGGATCTGAAGAACGCGACTTATGTCAAAATAACGAAGCATCTCATTTGTTGCATATGGGCTTTGATTAAGCTACCGATCAGTATTAAAGAAATtcctgaaaaagaaag AAAATCGATCGAGGTTCACTTCGAGGAAATAAATCTGACGATAAAGATACCACCGGACATTGATTGCTACTGTATGGCTATCCGTGGACTGTGGCTCGATTACGATCACTATTCCGACATTGCGACCTCTTACGTCATGCCGGAAATACCAGAGGAATATCGAATGAATATGG agagagagagagagagagagaatgaaaatttcaaaaattcgaaggacatttcttttcctctctcagATCTTATCGCTTTTTGCTCCGAGGAATACGAAACGAAACAGAAAATACGCGATGAACAAGTCGAGGGACGTCGTTTGAggatggaagagaaaaaagctaTGCTATGGAAAATGGAGAATCCGGCACCGGTGGTGCCGGTAAAGTTagataagaaaggaagaaaaaccgGTAGTCAATATGGCCGGATAAAGAGACCGGAATCGGAACAGGAAATAGAACCGCTACCGTATTTACCGACTCCGAACGAAATCATTTTGTTCAAAGAag AGGAATTAAGGAAGGAACTTAGAAAGTTGTTGTTTACCAAATGCGAAAAGACGGAAGTAAATCTACGAAAGTACAAAATCTTAGGTGGTATCTATCACATAGATCTCCTTTATCAGCCGCCTCAGCCTAAGGACATGcgaagagaaatatttcttaccaCTC TGCAAATTCCGAAAGAACTGAAGCACGTACCGTTTTATAAACCGTATAAGGCACCACCGCCGGTACCGCCTACCGAGAGAACACCGGAAGTGATCGAGAATGAGATGAAGGCTTTGGAAACTGCAATGGAGGCTCTCGTATTGGTTACGTTAAA ATTACCGGATACGGTTTTATGGTTCGAACCACCGTTGGTGGCTCATTGGATTtctgagaaaaatatttggtcGACCCAAGACATCCATGACATAAAGTTCAACGAAGATAAACAACAGATCACATTCCGCACCGGGAGATTTGGAATTCATGGCCTGGCGGCATATAAACTGATCAATTTGCCATTTCAAAGTTGGGAACTTAGGCCAGAAATGGGAAGGAATAGTGGCGGTGGAGTAACTCTTAACATAACAGCTGCTACAGTTCAAGCGGAATTTGTTGTCAGG GAGGATTCGGTATGTTTGAATTCGTTGGTCGGAGGCACCTCGTCGGCGCTTCAAAATATCGTTGGCATATATATGAAGTTGAACTTTTTAATAGAC AAAATGCGAGAAGGTGGCTGCGATTTATTTCCGGAACGAGATGCGGCAAGTTACATAAAAGGACTTTCCGTGAAGCATCCAGTAGCCCAGAAACATTTGCAAGAATGCATAGGTCTATTGTGTATGGCTTATACATTTTCCTGGTCTAGGTGGAACGTGAAGAGATGTTCGCGTGAAATCGTCCTGCAATTTAAAGAACTTCATGGATGCGTCGCCAAAGAG CGTACCAATATTACACTTTTAGTGACGCCTTCTCAAACGATTGCTGTTCAATGTACCGAGATCAGCCCAGAATTTTCCAATGTTCCTATAGATGGCGATAGTGCGAAG ttttacgCCGATCTATATCATTTGGCATTGCATAATGCTGGAATAAAAAGTCGTCTGCTGATAAAAGATATCTCGTACAAGCTTGCTCTAACGGTCACAAGATTGCTAAAAAGTACTAACGTGATAAGTATGTCCTCCTAA